Proteins from a single region of Fusobacterium gonidiaformans ATCC 25563:
- a CDS encoding virulence RhuM family protein: MKKKNEITIHSSTAEYLTFVASTGNSQDSFEIRYEDENIWLSQKMMAQLYDVEVNTVNYHIKKIFQDNELLEESVIRKFRITAEDGKTYNTKHYNLQLIIAVGFKVNNQRAVQFRKWSGQIVKDYTIQGWTMDKERLKKGHMFTDEYFERQLQYIREIRLSERKFYQKITDLYVTAFDYDKNSKTTKLFFQTVQNKLHFAVHRHTASELIFERANANKKNMGLTTWENAPNGKIIKADVNIAKNYLNDQEMKYLERIVSMYLDYAELQAERKIPMSMEDWSKRLDGFLEFNGNELLIGAGKISSEQAKLHAETEFEKYRIIQDRLYKSDFDEFLLLEEETK; this comes from the coding sequence TTGAAGAAAAAAAATGAAATAACAATACATTCTTCTACAGCAGAATATTTAACTTTTGTTGCTTCTACAGGAAATAGTCAGGACAGTTTTGAAATTCGATATGAAGATGAGAATATTTGGTTAAGCCAAAAAATGATGGCACAATTGTATGACGTTGAAGTAAATACAGTAAATTATCATATAAAAAAAATTTTTCAAGATAATGAATTACTGGAAGAATCAGTTATTCGAAAATTTCGAATAACTGCAGAAGATGGGAAAACATATAATACTAAGCATTATAATCTACAACTAATTATTGCTGTAGGATTTAAAGTGAATAATCAAAGAGCAGTACAATTTCGTAAATGGTCCGGTCAAATTGTTAAGGATTATACAATTCAAGGTTGGACAATGGATAAAGAACGTTTGAAAAAAGGTCATATGTTTACAGATGAATATTTTGAACGACAACTACAATATATTCGTGAAATTCGTTTATCTGAAAGAAAATTTTATCAAAAAATTACAGACTTGTATGTAACAGCTTTTGACTATGATAAAAATTCTAAAACAACAAAACTTTTTTTTCAAACGGTACAGAATAAATTACATTTTGCAGTACACAGACATACAGCATCCGAACTTATTTTTGAAAGAGCTAATGCGAACAAAAAGAATATGGGATTGACAACTTGGGAGAATGCTCCTAATGGAAAAATTATCAAAGCAGATGTAAATATTGCTAAAAATTATTTGAATGATCAGGAAATGAAATACTTAGAAAGAATTGTTTCGATGTATTTAGACTATGCTGAATTGCAAGCAGAGCGAAAAATTCCAATGAGTATGGAAGATTGGTCAAAAAGACTGGATGGATTTTTGGAATTTAATGGGAATGAATTATTAATCGGAGCAGGAAAAATTAGTTCTGAACAAGCAAAACTTCATGCAGAAACAGAATTTGAAAAATATCGTATTATTCAAGATAGATTATACAAGAGTGATTTTGATGAATTTCTATTATTAGAGGAAGAAACTAAATAA
- a CDS encoding restriction endonuclease subunit S, producing MLFHFFSSMKTSLFIFILLNDNLEQQAQAIFKSWFVDFEPFYGKKPLAWKATTLGNVTTNIRKNIGDKVYPVFSAVNSGNLIFSDDYFTKQVYSKKLNKYIEVDTWNFAYNPARINIGSIGINEHNIIGCVSPVYVVFSVQKEYHSFFRFYFKQNFFNLHCKTKASGSVRQTLSYKDFSLIDVVYPNNEYALKFDTLWKSFYQKILRLKAENKYLSELRDSLLPKLMSGELDVSAIDL from the coding sequence TTGTTATTTCATTTTTTTTCTTCAATGAAGACCTCCTTATTTATTTTTATTCTGTTAAACGATAATTTAGAGCAACAGGCTCAGGCAATTTTTAAATCGTGGTTTGTAGATTTTGAACCTTTTTATGGGAAAAAACCACTTGCTTGGAAAGCAACAACTCTTGGAAATGTAACTACAAATATCAGAAAAAATATTGGAGATAAAGTTTACCCTGTATTTTCAGCAGTTAATTCTGGAAATTTGATATTTTCAGATGATTATTTCACAAAACAAGTCTACAGCAAAAAATTAAATAAATACATAGAAGTTGATACTTGGAATTTTGCATATAACCCAGCAAGAATTAATATTGGTTCAATTGGAATAAACGAGCATAATATAATAGGGTGTGTAAGTCCCGTTTATGTGGTTTTTTCTGTTCAAAAAGAATATCATAGTTTTTTTAGATTTTATTTTAAACAAAATTTTTTTAATCTCCACTGTAAAACAAAAGCATCAGGTTCAGTTAGACAGACTTTAAGTTACAAGGATTTTTCATTAATTGATGTTGTATATCCTAATAATGAATATGCACTAAAATTTGATACTCTATGGAAAAGCTTTTATCAAAAAATACTGAGACTTAAAGCTGAAAATAAATATCTATCTGAACTTAGAGATTCCTTATTGCCTAAACTTATGTCAGGAGAGCTTGATGTCTCCGCCATCGACCTCTAA
- a CDS encoding restriction endonuclease subunit S: MKYRLSDICHYVKGKVDVSELDNSTYISTENMLPDKGGVTEAASLPTTLQTQIYEKDDVLVSNIRPYFKKIWFADQNGGCSNDVLVFRANEGVEPGFLYYVLADDKFFDFSMATSKGTKMPRGDKKALMEYEVLDFNIDTQKKVASLLGDIDEKIRVNTEINDNLAA, translated from the coding sequence ATGAAATATAGGCTTTCAGATATTTGTCATTATGTTAAAGGAAAGGTTGATGTATCAGAACTCGATAATTCAACCTATATCTCAACAGAAAATATGCTTCCGGATAAGGGGGGAGTGACTGAAGCTGCATCACTTCCTACAACGCTGCAGACTCAGATATATGAGAAGGATGATGTACTTGTTTCAAATATCAGACCGTATTTTAAGAAGATATGGTTTGCTGATCAGAATGGCGGATGCTCTAATGATGTGCTTGTTTTTCGAGCAAATGAAGGAGTAGAGCCAGGCTTTTTGTACTATGTTCTTGCCGACGATAAATTCTTTGATTTTTCGATGGCAACTTCAAAAGGTACAAAAATGCCACGAGGAGATAAAAAAGCACTGATGGAATATGAAGTTCTAGATTTTAATATAGATACACAAAAAAAGGTGGCAAGCCTTCTCGGAGACATTGATGAGAAAATCAGAGTTAATACTGAGATAAACGATAATTTAGCGGCTTAG
- the xerA gene encoding site-specific tyrosine recombinase/integron integrase, whose protein sequence is MKEKIITAVLQQMQTMLNNAQMSRLQDILEYELFSYKIEKNDSMEEDIWTNERLLNTFLSAKRVEGCSEKSLSYYQKTIERMLNSIGKEIKYIVTDDLRSYLTEYQSEKQSSRVTIDNIRRILSSFFSWLEDEDYILKSPVRRIHKVKTISSIKDTYSDEELERMRDSCHEIRDLALIDILASTGMRVGELVLLNRQDIKFGERECIVFGKGDKERVVYFDARTKIHLQNYLNTRVDSNPALFVALRKPYNRLTIGGIEVRLRKIGKELEINKVHPHKFRRTLATIAIDKGMPIEQLQKLLGHRRIDTTLQYAMVKQSNVKLAHKKFIG, encoded by the coding sequence ATGAAAGAGAAAATTATAACTGCTGTATTACAACAAATGCAAACAATGTTGAATAATGCTCAAATGTCAAGATTGCAAGATATACTTGAGTATGAATTGTTTTCATATAAAATCGAAAAAAATGATTCTATGGAAGAAGACATCTGGACGAATGAAAGGCTACTAAATACTTTTTTATCTGCTAAAAGAGTGGAAGGTTGTTCTGAAAAAAGTCTTTCTTATTATCAAAAAACAATTGAAAGAATGTTAAACTCAATTGGAAAAGAGATTAAGTACATTGTGACAGACGACTTACGTTCTTATCTAACGGAATATCAATCTGAGAAACAATCCAGTCGTGTGACTATTGATAATATTCGTAGAATTTTATCAAGTTTTTTTTCATGGCTGGAAGATGAGGACTATATCTTAAAAAGTCCTGTAAGAAGAATTCACAAAGTTAAGACGATTTCAAGTATTAAAGATACTTATTCTGATGAAGAATTGGAAAGAATGAGGGATAGCTGCCATGAAATAAGAGATTTAGCATTAATTGATATTTTAGCTTCTACTGGAATGAGGGTAGGAGAATTAGTTCTTTTAAATCGTCAAGATATTAAATTTGGAGAAAGAGAATGTATTGTTTTTGGAAAGGGAGATAAAGAACGAGTAGTGTATTTCGATGCAAGAACCAAAATTCATTTGCAAAATTATTTAAATACAAGAGTTGATAGCAATCCAGCTTTGTTTGTAGCATTAAGAAAACCCTATAATCGACTTACAATCGGGGGAATAGAAGTGAGGCTTCGAAAAATTGGGAAAGAACTTGAAATTAATAAAGTTCATCCACATAAATTTAGAAGAACATTAGCAACCATTGCTATTGATAAAGGAATGCCGATAGAGCAGTTACAAAAGTTATTAGGGCATAGAAGAATAGACACTACATTGCAGTATGCAATGGTAAAACAGAGTAATGTAAAATTAGCACATAAAAAGTTTATAGGGTAG